A genomic segment from Etheostoma spectabile isolate EspeVRDwgs_2016 chromosome 11, UIUC_Espe_1.0, whole genome shotgun sequence encodes:
- the ube2al gene encoding ubiquitin conjugating enzyme E2 A, like: MSTPARRRLMRDFKRLQEDPPAGVSGAPSENNIMVWNAVIFGPEGTPFEDGTFKLIVEFTEEYPNKPPTVRFVSKMFHPNVYADGSICLDILQNRWSPTYDVSSILTSIQSLLDEPNPNSPANSQAAQLYQENKREYEKRVSAIVEQSWRDS; encoded by the exons ATGTCAACCCCGGCTAGAAGGAGACTTATGAGAGATTTTAAACG GCTACAAGAGGACCCTCCAGCTGGTGTCAGTGGTGCCCCATCTGAAAATAACATTATGGTGTGGAATGCCGTCATATTTGG CCCTGAAGGAACTCCCTTTGAGGACG GTACATTTAAACTCATTGTAGAGTTCACAGAAGAATACCCCAACAAACCCCCCACAGTACGATTTGTGTCGAAGATGTTTCATCCAAATG TCTATGCAGATGGCAGTATATGTTTGGACATCCTACAGAACCGTTGGAGTCCCACTTATGATGTGTCCTCTATTCTTACATCTATCCAG TCCCTGCTTGATGAACCAAACCCCAACAGTCCAGCCAACAGTCAGGCAGCCCAGCTGTACCAGGAAAACAAGCGGGAATACGAAAAGCGTGTGTCTGCCATCGTAGAACAAAGTTGGAGGGACAGTTGA